Proteins encoded together in one Buteo buteo chromosome 26, bButBut1.hap1.1, whole genome shotgun sequence window:
- the LOC142044950 gene encoding cytoglobin-1-like, translating into MSFSEAEVQSARGAWEKMYVDAEDNGTTVLVRMFTEHPDTKSYFTHFKGMDSAEEMKQSDQVRGHGKRVFTAINDMVQHLDNSEAFLGILNPLGKKHATQLKIDPKNFRIICDIILQLMEEKFGGDCKASFEKVTNEICTHLNNVYKEVGW; encoded by the exons ATGTCGTTCTCTGAAGCAGAGGTGCAAAGTGCCCGCGGCGCCTGGGAGAAGATGTATGTGGATGCTGAGGACAATGGGACAACTGTGCTGGTCAG GATGTTTACCGAGCACCCAGACACCAAGTCCTACTTCACACACTTCAAAGGCATGGACTCCGCCGAAGAGATGAAACAGTCGGATCAGGTCAGGGGCCATGGCAAGAGGGTTTTCACTGCCATCAATGACATGGTGCAACACCTGGACAACTCCGAGGCTTTTCTTGGGATATTGAACCCACTCGGCAAGAAACATGCCACGCAGCTGAAGATTGACCCCAAAAACTTTAGG ATTATCTGTGACATTATCTTGCAACTGATGGAGGAGAAATTTGGCGGAGACTGCAAAGCTTCCTTTGAGAAGGTGACCAATGAAATCTGCACTCACCTGAACAATGTCTACAAAGAGGTGGGTTGGTGA